CATTGAGCAAGAAATGGATTTGTTATTCAGGAACGATCTTTATTCCATGCAAGCTGAGGAAGTCAAATCCTTACAAGAAAGCCAAGAAAAAGCCAAAGAAAAGCGTGAGAGCTTTAGGAATGATGCAATCAAAAGCGTGAAAATCACTTTTATCATTGACGCTTTAGCGAAGGAAGAAAAAATCGGCGTGCATGACAATGAAGTCTTTCAAACTTTGTATTATGAGGCGATGATGACAGGGCAAAACCCAGAAAGTCTCATTGAACAATACCGCAAAAATAACATGTTAGCGGCGGTGAAAATGGCGATGATTGAAGATAGGGTGCTGACTTATTTGTTGGATAAAAACTTGCCTAAAGAGCAGCAAGAAATTTTAGAGAAAATGAGACCCAACGCTCAAAAAACTCAAGCGGGTTAAACAGCTAAAAAGGAGAGATGATGGGATACATTCCTTATGTGATAGAGAATACCGATCGTGGGGAGCGTAGCTATGATATTTACTCGCGTCTTTTAAAGGATCGCATTGTTTTATTGAGCGGTGAGATCAATGATAGCGTGGCGTCTTCTATTGTGGCCCAACTCTTGTTTTTGGAAGCTGAAGACCCTGAAAAAGACATTGGCTTGTATATCAATTCTCCCGGTGGGGTGATAACCAGCGGTCTTAGCATTTATGACACCATGAATTTTATTCGCCCTGATGTTTCCACGATTTGCATCGGTCAAGCGGCTTCTATGGGGGCGTTTTTACTGAGCTGTGGGGCTAAGGGCAAGCGCTTTTCACTACCCCATTCAAGGATTATGATCCACCAGCCTTTAGGGGGGGCTCAAGGGCAAGCGAGCGATATTGAAATCATTTCTAATGAGATCCTCAGGCTTAAAGGTTTGATGAATTCTATTTTGGCTCAAAACTCAGGGCAGAGTTTGGAGCAAATCGCTAAAGACACGGACAGGGATTTTTATATGAGCGCTAAAGAAGCTAAAGAGTATGGCTTGATTGATAAAGTGTTACAGAAAAATGTGAAGTGATTGCATGGCGTTATTAGAGATTATCCATTACCCTTCTAAAATCTTAAGAACGATTTCTAAAGAGGTCGTTTCTTTTGATTCAAAACTCCACCAACAACTAGAGGACATGCATGAAACTATGATCGCTAGTGAGGGGATAGGGTTAGCCGCTATTCAAGTGGGCTTGCCTTTAAGAATGCTCATTATCAATCTCCAACGAGAAGACGGCGTGCAACACAAAGAAGACTGCTTGGAAATCATTAACCCTAAATGGATAGAAACTAAAGGGATGATAATGTATAAAGAAGGGTGCTTGTCTGTGCCAGGATTTTATGAAGAGGTGGAGCGCTTTGAAAAGGTTAAGATAGAGTATCAAAACCGCTTCGCTGAAGTGAAAATTTTAGAAGCGAGCGAGCTTTTAGCGGTAGCTATCCAGCATGAAATAGATCACCTCAATGGCGTGTTATTCGTGGATAAATTATCCATTTTGAAGCGTAAGAAATTTGAAAAAGAACTCAAAGAGCTGCAAAAAAAACAAAAACACAAATAACAACCATGATTAACACGATATTTTGTGCGACCATGCAAAGGGGAGTGGCAGAAATCGTGGCTGTGGAAGCGACTTTCACAAGGGCTTTACCGGCGTTTGTGATTTCAGGCTTGGCTAATAGCTCTATCCAAGAAGCCAAACAGCGGGTTCAATCGGCTTTACAAAATAACGATTTCACTTTCCCGCCTTTAAAAATCACCATCAACCTTTCCCCTTCCGATTTGCCTAAATCCGGGAGTCATTTTGATTTGCCTATTGCTCTTTTAATCGCTTTGCAAAAACAAGAGTTGGCTTTTAAAGAATGGTTTGCTTTTGGGGAATTAGGGCTTGATGGCAAGATCAAACCCAATTCTAACATTTTCCCCATGCTTTTAGACATTGCCATTAAGCACCCCCATGCTAAAGTCATTGCGCCTAAGGCTAATGAAGAGCTTTTTGCGCTCATTCCTAATTTGCAATGCTTTTTTGTGGAGCATTTTAAAGAAGCTTTAGAAATCTTGCAAAACCCTGAAATCAAAGCAGACACCCACACGAAAAAACTACCCTTTAAAACGATAGAATTGAACGATAAAGAGTATTATTTTTCAGACGCCTATGCATTAGATTTTAAAGAAGTTAAGGGGCAAGCTGTCGCTAAAGAAGCCACCTTGATCGCTAGCGCTGGGTTTCATAATTTGATTTTAGAGGGAAGTCCAGGGTGTGGGAAAAGCATGATCATTAATCGCATGCGTTATATCTTGCCTCCATTAAGCTTGAATGAAATCCTAGAAGCGACAAAATTACGCATTTTAAGCGAGCAAGACAGCGCCTATTACCCCTTAAGGAGTTTCAGAAACCCTCACCAAAGCGCTTCAAAATCCAGTATTTTAGGCTCAAGCTCTCTAAAAGAGCCAAAACCTGGCGAAATCGCGCTAGCGCATAACGGCATGCTTTTTTTTGATGAATTGCCTCATTTTAAAAAGGATATTTTGGAAGCTTTAAGAGAGCCTTTAGAAAACAATAAATTGGTGGTTTCACGAGTGCATAGCAAAATTGAATACGAAACCTCTTTTTTATTTGTGGGGGCTCAAAACCCTTGCTTGTGCGGGAATTTACTCAGCGCAACCAAAGCATGCCGTTGCCAAGACAGAGAAATCACGCAGTATAAAAACCGCTTGAGCGAGCCTTTTTTGGATAGGATTGATTTGTTTGTGCAAATGGAAGAGGGGAATTATAAAGACACGCCGTCGCATTCTTGGACTTCAAAAGAGATGCATCAATGGGTATTATTGGCTTTCAAACAGCAAAAGTTAAGGAAACAGAGCGCTTTTAATGGTAAGCTTAATGAAGAGCAGATAGAACGATTTTGCTCTTTAAACGCTGAAGCGCAAAAGTTGTTAGAGCAAGCGATTGAAAGGTTTAATCTGTCCATGCGCTCTGTTAATAAGGTCAAAAAAGTCGCTAGAACGATTGCGGATTTAAACGCTTGTGAGAATATAGAAAAATCTCACATGCTTAAAGCGCTGAGTTTCAGAAAGATTTCTTAAAAGGATTTTTATAAGGGAGAGAAAATGCAAGAATACCACATTCATAATTTGGATTGCCCTGATTGCGCGTCTAAATTAGAAAGGGATTTAAACAAACTGGACTATGTGAAAAAAGCTCAAATCAATTTCAGCACCAGTAGGTTGTTTTTGGATACGAGCGATTTTGAAAAAGTTAAGGCTTTCATCAAGCAAAATGAACCGCATTTGAGCCTGTCTTTTAAAGAGGCTGCAGAAAAGCCCTTGAGTTTTACGCCACTCCTTATTGCAATCATGGTATTTTTGGGCGCAATTTTAATCTTACACTTTGAGCCTAACGCTTTCATTGAAAAAGCTATGTTTTTCGTGTTGGCTTTAGTGTATCTCATAAGCGGTAAAGATGTGATTTTAGGGGCGTTTCGTGGGCTTAGAAAAGGGCAGTTTTTTGATGAAAACGCTTTGATGCTCATTGCGACTATTGCGGCTTTTTGCGTGGGGGCTTATGAAGAGAGCGTGTCTATTATGGTGTTTTATTCAGCGGGTGAATTTTTGCAAAAACTCGCTATCTCTCGCTCTAAAAAATCCCTTAAGGCTTTAGTGGATGTCGCTCCTAATTTGGCTTATTTGAAAAAGGGCGATGCGCTAGTGAGTGTTGCACCTGAAGATTTGAGAGTCAATGACATTGTGGTGGTGAAAGTCGGCGAAAAAGTGCCTGTTGATGGCGTGGTGATCAAGGGCGAAAGTTTGCTGGATGAAAGGGCGTTGAGCGGGGAGTCTATGCCTGTTAATGTCAGCGAACATTCTAAAGTTTTAGGGGGGAGCTTGAATTTAAAAGCGGTCCTTGAAATTAAAGCAGAAAAAATGTATAAAGATTCTTCTATCGCTAAAGTGGTGGATTTAGTCCAACAAGCCACGAATGAAAAGAGCGAAACAGAGAAATTCATCACTAAATTTTCACGCTACTACACCCCAAGCGTTTTATTCATTGCGTTAATGATTGCGATATTACCGCCTTTATTTTCTATGGGGAGCTTTGATGAGTGGATTTATAGGGGGCTTGTGGCTTTAATGGTGAGCTGTCCTTGCGCATTAGTGATTTCTGTGCCTTTGGGGTATTTTGGGGGCGTGGGAGCGGCGAGCAGAAAGGGCATTTTAATGAAAGGCGTGCATGTTTTAGAGGTGCTTACCCAAGCTAAAAGCATCGCCTTTGATAAAACCGGCACTTTGACTAAAGGCGTTTTTAAAGTGATGGATATTGTGCCGCAAAACGGGCATTCTAAAGAAGAAGTTTTGCATTACGCTTCTTGCTCACAGCTCTTATCCACGCATCCGATCGCTTTATCCATTCAAAAAGCATGCGAAGAAATGTTAAAAGACGATAAGCACCAGCACGACATTAAAAATTACGAAGAATTGAGCGGAATGGGGGTTAAAGCACAATGCCATACGGATTTAATCATCGCAGGGAATGACAAAATGCTGGATCAATTCAATATCGTGCACAGCCCTTCCCCAGAAAACGGCACGATCGTGCATGTGGCTTTTAACCAAACTTATATAGGTTATATCGTCATTAGCGATGAGATTAAAGATGACGCCATAGAGTGCTTAAGGGATTTAAAAGTGCAAGGGATAGAAAATTTTTGCATTTTGAGTGGGGACAGAAAAAGCACGACTGAGAGCATCGCTCAAACTCTAGGCTGTGAATACCATGCAAGTTTGTTGCCTGAAGAAAAAACGAGCGTGTTTAAAACTTTTAAAGAACGCTATAAAGCCCCGGCGATTTTTGTAGGCGATGGCATCAATGACGCTCCGACTCTAGCGAGCGCTGATGTGGGGATTGGCATGGGGAAAGGCTCAGAATTGAGCAAGCAAAGCGCGGACATTGTGATCACCAATGACTCCTTAAGCTCTTTAGTGAAAGTTTTAGCGATCGCTAAAAAAACTAAAAGCATTATTTGGCAAAATATCTTGTTTGCTTTAGGGATTAAAGCCATTTTTATCGTGCTAGGGCTTATGGGGGTAGCGAGCTTGTGGGAAGCGGTCTTTGGCGATGTGGGGGTTACGCTTTTAGCCTTAGCCAATTCCATGCGCGCGATGAGGGCTTAAAGCCTTCATCTCATCATCAAAGAGTTAGAAGCTTAAGGGGGCAAAATGCATAAAATAGAGCGCTTACTCCAAACTTTAGCGCCTAAGGGGGTGGAGTTTAGGAAATTGGGGGAGGTGTGTGATTTTCAAAAAGGAAAATCAATAACAAAAAAAGCCGTAACTTTTGGAAAAGTCCCCGTCATTTCGGGGGGAAGACAACCCGCTTATTATCACAATGAGGCAAATCGTAGCGGAGAAACAATAGCAATTTCTTCATCTGGAGTGTATGCTGGCTATGTTAGTTATTGGGATGTTCCTGTTTTTCTTGCTGACTCTTTTTCTGTTTCACCAAAACAAAAAACCCTAATGCCTAAATATCTTTTTCACTATCTTACAACGCAACAAGATGCAATCCATGCAACAAAAAGCACAGGGGGAATTCCTCATGTTTATAGCAAAGACTTACAAAAAATAACAATCCCCATCCCACCCCTAGAGATCCAACAAGAGATCGTTAAGATTTTGGACGCTTTCACAGAATTAAACACAGAATTAAACACAGAATTAAAAGCGCGCAAAAAACAATACCAATATTACCAAAACATGCTTTTAGACTTTAATGACACCAATCAAGATAATAAAGACGCTAAAGAAAAATTAGTGCAAAAACCCTACCCTAAACGCTTAAAAACCTTACTCCAAACTTTAGCGCCTAAAGGGGTGGAGTTTAGGAAATTGGGGGAGGTGTGTGAAATAATTAGAGGTAAAAGGGTTACAAAAAAAGAAATACTAGATAAAGGAAAGTATC
This region of Helicobacter pylori genomic DNA includes:
- the clpP gene encoding ATP-dependent Clp endopeptidase proteolytic subunit ClpP; this encodes MGYIPYVIENTDRGERSYDIYSRLLKDRIVLLSGEINDSVASSIVAQLLFLEAEDPEKDIGLYINSPGGVITSGLSIYDTMNFIRPDVSTICIGQAASMGAFLLSCGAKGKRFSLPHSRIMIHQPLGGAQGQASDIEIISNEILRLKGLMNSILAQNSGQSLEQIAKDTDRDFYMSAKEAKEYGLIDKVLQKNVK
- the def gene encoding peptide deformylase; this encodes MALLEIIHYPSKILRTISKEVVSFDSKLHQQLEDMHETMIASEGIGLAAIQVGLPLRMLIINLQREDGVQHKEDCLEIINPKWIETKGMIMYKEGCLSVPGFYEEVERFEKVKIEYQNRFAEVKILEASELLAVAIQHEIDHLNGVLFVDKLSILKRKKFEKELKELQKKQKHK
- a CDS encoding YifB family Mg chelatase-like AAA ATPase codes for the protein MINTIFCATMQRGVAEIVAVEATFTRALPAFVISGLANSSIQEAKQRVQSALQNNDFTFPPLKITINLSPSDLPKSGSHFDLPIALLIALQKQELAFKEWFAFGELGLDGKIKPNSNIFPMLLDIAIKHPHAKVIAPKANEELFALIPNLQCFFVEHFKEALEILQNPEIKADTHTKKLPFKTIELNDKEYYFSDAYALDFKEVKGQAVAKEATLIASAGFHNLILEGSPGCGKSMIINRMRYILPPLSLNEILEATKLRILSEQDSAYYPLRSFRNPHQSASKSSILGSSSLKEPKPGEIALAHNGMLFFDELPHFKKDILEALREPLENNKLVVSRVHSKIEYETSFLFVGAQNPCLCGNLLSATKACRCQDREITQYKNRLSEPFLDRIDLFVQMEEGNYKDTPSHSWTSKEMHQWVLLAFKQQKLRKQSAFNGKLNEEQIERFCSLNAEAQKLLEQAIERFNLSMRSVNKVKKVARTIADLNACENIEKSHMLKALSFRKIS
- a CDS encoding heavy metal translocating P-type ATPase; this translates as MQEYHIHNLDCPDCASKLERDLNKLDYVKKAQINFSTSRLFLDTSDFEKVKAFIKQNEPHLSLSFKEAAEKPLSFTPLLIAIMVFLGAILILHFEPNAFIEKAMFFVLALVYLISGKDVILGAFRGLRKGQFFDENALMLIATIAAFCVGAYEESVSIMVFYSAGEFLQKLAISRSKKSLKALVDVAPNLAYLKKGDALVSVAPEDLRVNDIVVVKVGEKVPVDGVVIKGESLLDERALSGESMPVNVSEHSKVLGGSLNLKAVLEIKAEKMYKDSSIAKVVDLVQQATNEKSETEKFITKFSRYYTPSVLFIALMIAILPPLFSMGSFDEWIYRGLVALMVSCPCALVISVPLGYFGGVGAASRKGILMKGVHVLEVLTQAKSIAFDKTGTLTKGVFKVMDIVPQNGHSKEEVLHYASCSQLLSTHPIALSIQKACEEMLKDDKHQHDIKNYEELSGMGVKAQCHTDLIIAGNDKMLDQFNIVHSPSPENGTIVHVAFNQTYIGYIVISDEIKDDAIECLRDLKVQGIENFCILSGDRKSTTESIAQTLGCEYHASLLPEEKTSVFKTFKERYKAPAIFVGDGINDAPTLASADVGIGMGKGSELSKQSADIVITNDSLSSLVKVLAIAKKTKSIIWQNILFALGIKAIFIVLGLMGVASLWEAVFGDVGVTLLALANSMRAMRA
- a CDS encoding restriction endonuclease subunit S, producing MHKIERLLQTLAPKGVEFRKLGEVCDFQKGKSITKKAVTFGKVPVISGGRQPAYYHNEANRSGETIAISSSGVYAGYVSYWDVPVFLADSFSVSPKQKTLMPKYLFHYLTTQQDAIHATKSTGGIPHVYSKDLQKITIPIPPLEIQQEIVKILDAFTELNTELNTELKARKKQYQYYQNMLLDFNDTNQDNKDAKEKLVQKPYPKRLKTLLQTLAPKGVEFRKLGEVCEIIRGKRVTKKEILDKGKYPVVSGGIGFMGYLNEYNREENTITIAQYGTAGFVNWQNQKFWANDVCFSVIPKETLINRYLYYVLTNMQNYLYSISNRSAIPYSISSNNIMQITIPIPPLEIQQEIVKILDQFSILTTDLLAGIPAEIEARKKQYEYYREKLLTFKPLTPHKEVKK